The stretch of DNA CCACGGCGAACATCGTCTCTTACAACACCCCGGGCAAAACCCTTATCCTTGAATTTCTTCTTTAAACTCTTGAGGGTTTGGTTAGCAATATCCTTGTCTGGCCTAACTAGTACTGCCGCAGTAATCAACCCAGTAATCTCATCGCAAGCATAGAGTACCTTGGCTAGGTCAGAAGTCCGCTTGACACCCGTATAATCAGCATGCCCTAGAATTGCATCTGCAATCAATTTGGGGTATCCGAGAGTTTGTAGATTTGCAACTCCTATATAGGGATGCCCCTTCTTATCCTCGCCATCTGCAATAGGATAACGTTCATAATCGTAGTCGTGTAATAGAGCTGCTATTCCCCAAATCTCCTCAGGAGCTCCTCTTTCACGAGCGTAGGCTGTCACGGCAGCCTCAACCGAAAGCATGTGCTTTCTTAAGCTTTCCGATTGCGTCCATTCCGTCATCAAACTGTAAGCCGCGTCTCTACTTAAATTCATTAATAACAGCATACATAGACCAGAACGGACAAGCTAGTCTCGTTAGAGATATAATTCTCGTGATGAAATCTTCAGATTTGATTGTTGTTCCAAACGTAGCAATCGCTGGCGCAGAACTATTCAGTAAAATAGCTAAACAGTCAGTAAGAGACCGTGGTCGTTTCATAGTCAATTTATCTGGCGGATCAACCCCATTGCGAATGTATGAGAGCCTCCTAAGGCAAGGTGATTTACCTTGGGAAGCAACTTGGGTAACTTGGGGAGATGAACGATTTGTCCCTCCCGAAAGCAAAGAAAGTAATTATGGCTTGGCGAAAAGACTACTTTTGGAGAAGGTGCCAATCCCATCTAACCAAATCCTGTCGTGGCCGTGGGATCCGAAACTAGCTGCACCCAAAACCGCTCAAATATTTGAAGACTTACTCAAAAACACCTTTGGCAACCCGCCAATATTTGACTTAACTTTTTTGGGCTTAGGAGAAGACGCCCATACGGCAAGCTTGTTCCCTGGTAGCGAAGCTATCTATGCGCAAGGCCTTACGAGTGCCGTTAAAACCGCCAATCTGGGTTGGCGTCTAACAATGACCCCTCGTGTTTTAAGCTCAAGTCTTACTGTAGCTTTTCTAGTCTCAGGAAAGAGCAAACTCACAGCATTACGAAATACGATATCTGGCGAAGGGGATTTAGATAGCTTTCCTGCTCGGGCTATAACAGCTCGTAATGATCAACTAGTCCTTACGGATCAGGTTTTATAGCTGTACTGTCTCTGATAGTTGTACTGTAAATTTTGCCAAATATTTCTAAGGTTCCGATAATCTCACCCAGGATTCCTTAAGCCTGAACCAAGCCATTGAACTGTTTTTACCTCTGGCAACAAACTCTAACTCCCTTGACTACCAAGGCAACCCTTACTAATCAACGAGTCCACACAAGCATAGTCTTTCCTGAGATCTGCCGTAATTGCCAGAATCGTTTTCACAGGCAAGTTAAGTTTCGCTCCTCCCACACGACAAATTTATTTTCGAAGCTAAAAGAGGCATAAGGTTGCCAGGACACCTCTGATTGTGCTTTAATGACACTCC from Trueperaceae bacterium encodes:
- a CDS encoding HAD family hydrolase → MNLSRDAAYSLMTEWTQSESLRKHMLSVEAAVTAYARERGAPEEIWGIAALLHDYDYERYPIADGEDKKGHPYIGVANLQTLGYPKLIADAILGHADYTGVKRTSDLAKVLYACDEITGLITAAVLVRPDKDIANQTLKSLKKKFKDKGFARGVVRDDVRRGAEELGLELWEHVEFVLKAMQAKAAELGLDGSLIQK
- the pgl gene encoding 6-phosphogluconolactonase codes for the protein MKSSDLIVVPNVAIAGAELFSKIAKQSVRDRGRFIVNLSGGSTPLRMYESLLRQGDLPWEATWVTWGDERFVPPESKESNYGLAKRLLLEKVPIPSNQILSWPWDPKLAAPKTAQIFEDLLKNTFGNPPIFDLTFLGLGEDAHTASLFPGSEAIYAQGLTSAVKTANLGWRLTMTPRVLSSSLTVAFLVSGKSKLTALRNTISGEGDLDSFPARAITARNDQLVLTDQVL